A segment of the Allosaccharopolyspora coralli genome:
GAACCACTCGACACAGGGCATCGAGACCACACGAGTGGCAACGCCCGAGTCCTCGAGGATCTTCCTGGCCTCCACGGCCAGCTGCACCTCGGACCCGGTCGCGATGAGCAGCAGCTCCGGGGTGTCCTTCGAGGCTTCCGCGAGCACGTATCCGCCCTTGGCGACGCCGTCGGCGTCGGTGCCCTCCAGCGTCGGCACACCCTGGCGGGTCAGCGCCAGCCCGGACGGGCCGGAGGTGTCCTCCAGCACGGCGCGCCACGCGTGCGCTGTCTCGTTGGCGTCGGCCGGGCGGACGACGTTGAGACCCGGGATCGCACGGAGCGAGCTGAGCTGCTCGATCGGCTGGTGCGTGGGGCCGTCCTCGCCGAGCCCGATCGAGTCGTGCGTCCACACGTAGACGACCGGGGCGTTCATCAGCGCCGCGAGCCGCACCGCGGGGCGCATGTAGTCGCTGAAGATGAGGAACGTCCCACCGTACGGGCGGGTTCCGCCGTGCAGCGCGATGCCGTTGAGGATCGAGCCCATCGCGTGCTCACGCACACCGAAGTGCAGGGTCCGGCCGTAGGGCTGGGCCGGGAACATCTCGGTGGAGATCTCGGTGGGGCCGAACGAGTCGACGCCCTTCATCGAGGTGTTGTTGCTCTCGGCGAGGTCGGCCGAACCGCCCCAGAGTTCCGGCAGCACGTCGGCCAGGGCGGCGAGTACCTCACCGGAGGCCTTCCGGGTGGCGACGCCCTTGGCGTCCGGCTCGAACGTCGGCAGCTTCTCCGCCCAGCCTGCGGGCAGCTCCCGCGTGCGCATGCGCTTCAACAGCGCGTTGCGCTCCGGGTTCGCCGCCGCCCACGCGTCGAAGGAGACCTGCCACTCGTTCCGGGAAGCCTGACCCCGGTCCAGCACCTTGCGGGCGTGGGTGAGCACGTCGTCGGAGATCGCGAAGTGCTGCTCCGGGTCGAAGCCGAGCTCCTTTTTGATCTCGGCGACCTCGTCGCCGCCCAGCGCGGCACCGTGGGCCTTGCCGGTGTTCATCTTCGTCGGCGCCGGGTAGCCGATGACGGTGCGCAGCACGATCATCGTCGGACGTTCGGTCTCCGCCCGCGCGGCCTCGAACGCGTCCATGATGCCGACGACGTCCTCGCCGCCGTGGACGGTCACCACGTGCCAGCCGTAGGCTTCGTAACGCTTCGCAGTGTCCTCGGACAGCGCGATGTTCGTGTCGTCCTCGATCGAGATCTCGTTGGCGTCGTAGACGACCGTGAGGTTGCCCAGTCGCTGGGTACCTGCCAACGACGACGCCTCGGAGGTCACGCCCTCCTCGATGTCACCGTCGGAGGCGATCACGTAGACCTGGTGATCGAAGGGGCTCTGCCCCTGCGTGGCCTCCGGGTCGAGCAGTCCGCGCTCGCGGCGTGCGGCCATCGCCATGCCGACCGCGTTCGCGAGCCCCTGACCGAGCGGGCCGGTGGTGGTCTCGACGCCGGGCGTGTGCCAGTACTCCGGATGCCCTGGCGTCCGCGACTCCCAGGTGCGCAGCGACTTGATGTCGTCGAGTTCCAGCCCGTAACCGGACAGGAACAGCTGCAGGTACAGGGTCAGGCTCGAGTGCCCGGCCGACAGTACGAACCGGTCGCGACCGATCCAGGAGGCGTCGGTCGGGTCATGCCGCATCACGCGCTGGAACAGCGCGTACGCGGCCGGGGCCAGGCTCATGGCGGTGCCTGGGTGACCGCTCCCGCACTTCTCGACCGCATCGGCGGCCAGCACCCGGACGGTGTCCACAGCGCGCTGGTCGAGTTCGGTCCAATCTGCGGGGAGTCGCTTGGTTGTCAAGCGGTCAAGATCGTCGGTGACGGACACGGACGCAGCTCCAGTTTCCTTCACGCGGTGGATGCGGTCTGGACCGATCCCATCCGCTGTTATCCCTCGTCCGAGATCCAGCCTAGTCGTGTCCGACTCGTGCTCGCTCACCCGTCCGGACCGGCCACTCGACCGAGGGTCGCGGCCGGGATACGCCTACGCTTCGTCGCTACCCCGCTCGGCTGCCCGCCCCTGTGGCCGCGTCCGCTCGCGACGTCCTGACCTGCGGACTCAGAGCGCATTGTGGAGCTTGGTCGGGTGGTCCGTGACCGGCGTCCCAGTTCGCGCCTCGCGGTGCTGGGGTCCTGTTGAGTGCCGACGTGTACGCGGCGAGAACCCCTGCCTCGCGAGGCACGAACTCCGAACGCCGGAGCCCCTCACGGGCTGATCACGTGTGACCGTGCCCTACGGGCACAAGGCCAGGTCCCCAATGCTCTCTCACGTCCTGTCAGGGCAGCAGGAGCAGGCTTCCTGTCGTGCGGCGGGCCTCGAGGTCCTCGTGGGCGCGTGCGGCCTCGGCGAGCGGGTAGGTACCGCCCACACGAATGCGCAGGACCCCGCTCGCGATCGCGGAGAACAGGTCGCCGGAACGCCAGTCCAGTTCCTCCCGCGAGAGCAGATGGTGCGCCAGCGTCGGCCGGGTGAGAAAGACCGAGCCCGCCGAGTTCAGCCGTTGCGGGTCCAGTGGCGGCACCGGGCCGCTGGCCGCGCCGTACAACGCGAGGGTTCCGCGCGGACGCAAGGAAGCCAGGCTCGCGTCGAAGGTGTCCTTGCCGACACCGTCGTAGACCACGTCCACGCCGCGCCCGTCGGTGAGGTCGCGGACCTGGTCGGCGACGTCGTCGCGGTCGTAGCGGATGATCTCGTCGGCGCCCGCCTCGGTGGCGAGCTTCGCTTTCTCGTCGGTGGAGACGGTCCCGACGACGATGCCGCCTTTGGCCTTGATCCACTGGGTCAGCAACAGCCCCATGCCGCCTGCGGCGGCGTGCACCAACGCGGTGTTGCCGGTGGCGACCGGGAACGTGGAATTCACCAGGTAGTGCGCGGTCATGCCTTGCAGCATCGACGCGGCCGCGGTCTGGTCGTCGATGCCACCGGGAAGCCGGACGAGCTTGTCCGCGGGCACCAGCGCCTGTTCGGCGTAGCTGCCGGGCACCATCGACCAGCCCACGCGGTCACCGACCGCGACCCCGTCGACGCCGTCGCCGACGGCCACGACCGTCCCCGCGCCTTCCGAACCCGGCGTGAACGGTGTCGGCATCTCGTAGAGCCCACTGCGCTGGTAGGTGTCGATGAAGTTCACCCCGCTGGCGGCGACGCGGACGAGGACCTCGCCGCCGCTGGGGGACGGGTCGTCGAGCTCGACGCTGTGGAGGGCCTCGGGGCCGCCCGGTTGCCGCACCTGGATCGCGCGCATGCGCAGGCACCTTCCTGTCCGGATCGTGATCGTTCCCGCGAGCCTCCCGCCGCGCGCGGGCCTGTCGCAACATCGTCTCGCCCCGTGGCCGTTCGCGCCCTTCCGGGCCCGGCTGGGGTGGAGGTGTGTGCCACGTTGCGGCGCGAGCGTGGGGCGACTGTGTCTAGGATCTCGGCGTGGCTGACGAGAAGACTGACCAGCAGACAGCAGCGCCGGCGAAGGCCGTGGCGCGCGCGAAGGCGTTCGTCGACGAGCACGGCGGCGAGGGCCGCGCCGTGGTGCAGAACCTCGGCCGGACGGGCGCTCGCATCGTGCTGATCGGCGCCGACGGCGCGTTCGGCGACGTGGTCGTCGCGGACGTGGCGACCGGTGAGTCCGTGATCGAGGCGGTCGAGAACCTGACCGCGTCGGAATGGGACGCCCAGACCACCGCGGCGTTGACCATCGGGCCCGCCCACCGCAAGAAGATGGCAGGCATGAACGGCTGACGAGCGGCCACGGCCGCGACACGCGCGGCGCCGCCTGTTGGCCCCGCACTTCGTTGTCGTCTACCTTTTCAGCATCGCCCGAAGTTGATCACTCCGGAGAGCTGAGGAGGCACGGTGGCCGACTACGCGCCCCGCACCGACCGTCCCGCGATGTCGGAATGGATCGAACAGATGGCGGCGCACTTCGAAGCCAGCGAAGGCATGCCGCTCATCGCGGGCCGGATCCTGTCGTTCCTGCTGATCTGCGATCCGCCGGAACGGACCGCCGCCGAGCTCTCGCACGCGTTGGCCGCCAGCACCGGCTCGGTCAGTACCAACGTACGGCTGCTGCTGCGGCTCGGGGTGATCTCCAGGACCACCCGCCAGGGCCGGGAGGCCGCGCTCTACCGGGTCGAGGAAGACCACTGGTCGCAGTTCGTGCGCCAACGCATGGAGCGGGTCACCGAACTCGAACAGCTCACCGCCGAGGGCCTGCGCATGTTCAGCGGGCAAGGCGAACGGGCGCGACGGCTGCGCACGGTGCACGAGTTCTACGCCTGGCTCAGCGAGCAGATGCCCGAACTGTGGCGGCGGT
Coding sequences within it:
- a CDS encoding quinone oxidoreductase family protein, with translation MRAIQVRQPGGPEALHSVELDDPSPSGGEVLVRVAASGVNFIDTYQRSGLYEMPTPFTPGSEGAGTVVAVGDGVDGVAVGDRVGWSMVPGSYAEQALVPADKLVRLPGGIDDQTAAASMLQGMTAHYLVNSTFPVATGNTALVHAAAGGMGLLLTQWIKAKGGIVVGTVSTDEKAKLATEAGADEIIRYDRDDVADQVRDLTDGRGVDVVYDGVGKDTFDASLASLRPRGTLALYGAASGPVPPLDPQRLNSAGSVFLTRPTLAHHLLSREELDWRSGDLFSAIASGVLRIRVGGTYPLAEAARAHEDLEARRTTGSLLLLP
- the tkt gene encoding transketolase, giving the protein MSVTDDLDRLTTKRLPADWTELDQRAVDTVRVLAADAVEKCGSGHPGTAMSLAPAAYALFQRVMRHDPTDASWIGRDRFVLSAGHSSLTLYLQLFLSGYGLELDDIKSLRTWESRTPGHPEYWHTPGVETTTGPLGQGLANAVGMAMAARRERGLLDPEATQGQSPFDHQVYVIASDGDIEEGVTSEASSLAGTQRLGNLTVVYDANEISIEDDTNIALSEDTAKRYEAYGWHVVTVHGGEDVVGIMDAFEAARAETERPTMIVLRTVIGYPAPTKMNTGKAHGAALGGDEVAEIKKELGFDPEQHFAISDDVLTHARKVLDRGQASRNEWQVSFDAWAAANPERNALLKRMRTRELPAGWAEKLPTFEPDAKGVATRKASGEVLAALADVLPELWGGSADLAESNNTSMKGVDSFGPTEISTEMFPAQPYGRTLHFGVREHAMGSILNGIALHGGTRPYGGTFLIFSDYMRPAVRLAALMNAPVVYVWTHDSIGLGEDGPTHQPIEQLSSLRAIPGLNVVRPADANETAHAWRAVLEDTSGPSGLALTRQGVPTLEGTDADGVAKGGYVLAEASKDTPELLLIATGSEVQLAVEARKILEDSGVATRVVSMPCVEWFDQQDKSYREQVLPPAVKARVSVEAGVAMSWHRFVGDAGESVSLEHFGASADYKTLFEKFGITTDAVVDAARRSLSNARSDA
- a CDS encoding GbsR/MarR family transcriptional regulator, with amino-acid sequence MADYAPRTDRPAMSEWIEQMAAHFEASEGMPLIAGRILSFLLICDPPERTAAELSHALAASTGSVSTNVRLLLRLGVISRTTRQGREAALYRVEEDHWSQFVRQRMERVTELEQLTAEGLRMFSGQGERARRLRTVHEFYAWLSEQMPELWRRWEREGATRLRF